The Candidatus Equadaptatus faecalis genome has a segment encoding these proteins:
- a CDS encoding M48 family metallopeptidase gives MGETIIISGQSYAVRRSARRKNITVKADLSGNITVAFPAGYNVSAATEKLLAPLLEEIIKRTAALPQAKNYTDGELYLFAGREYPLRLTDGNEGLKFDGSRFLLDKGRQAEARKLFERWYARALEKRLASILPRLCKTLDVSPARISVKTVSTVWGSCSAKRNITFCTRLALLPDRLFEYVAVHELCHLKELNHSAAFWREVEKLVPDYKERRAELNRDSRLYKWW, from the coding sequence ATGGGCGAGACAATAATCATCAGCGGGCAGAGCTATGCCGTACGGCGCAGCGCAAGACGAAAGAACATAACGGTAAAAGCTGACCTGAGCGGAAATATAACCGTTGCTTTTCCGGCAGGTTACAATGTTTCTGCTGCCACCGAAAAGCTTCTTGCTCCTTTGCTTGAAGAAATTATAAAACGCACTGCCGCTTTGCCGCAAGCGAAAAACTATACGGACGGAGAATTATATCTGTTTGCGGGGAGAGAATACCCTCTCAGGCTGACGGACGGCAATGAAGGGCTTAAATTTGACGGCAGCCGTTTTCTGCTTGACAAAGGCAGACAGGCGGAAGCGCGGAAGCTTTTTGAACGCTGGTACGCGCGTGCGCTTGAAAAACGGCTCGCCTCAATACTTCCGCGCCTTTGCAAAACGCTGGACGTGTCTCCGGCAAGAATATCGGTCAAGACCGTTTCAACGGTTTGGGGAAGCTGCAGCGCAAAAAGAAACATCACTTTCTGCACGCGCCTTGCCCTGCTTCCCGACAGGCTGTTTGAATACGTTGCGGTACACGAATTGTGCCATCTGAAGGAGCTTAATCATTCCGCGGCATTTTGGCGGGAGGTTGAAAAGCTCGTGCCCGATTACAAAGAAAGACGC